In one Cloacibacillus porcorum genomic region, the following are encoded:
- a CDS encoding GntR family transcriptional regulator: MTCESQFTLKSLREQVYDYLRIQMNEGKIRAGAFLNLNDISRELGMSRTPLRDALFQLESEGFITIFPRRGVVVNALTLEKIRNIYEILGALESAVIVLVAVRFRDSDADLMERYNQQMGKALDQNNFSVFYDANLKFHNVYLEMSDNAEMLHSIKIHKERLYDFPRNKTFVKEWELHSLEEHKTMIEMLRNHDFNSAADYIRDVHWSFSVQERFIRKYYFAKHLDLDLSEEGNGTVE; the protein is encoded by the coding sequence ATGACGTGCGAATCGCAATTTACTTTAAAGTCGCTCAGAGAACAGGTTTACGATTATCTCCGCATTCAGATGAATGAGGGAAAGATTCGTGCGGGCGCTTTTCTGAACCTCAACGACATCAGCAGGGAGCTGGGCATGAGCCGGACGCCGCTGCGCGACGCGCTCTTCCAGCTTGAATCCGAAGGATTTATCACCATATTCCCGCGGCGCGGAGTCGTAGTAAACGCGCTGACCCTTGAAAAGATACGCAACATCTATGAAATACTGGGAGCCCTTGAGTCCGCGGTGATCGTCCTCGTGGCGGTCCGCTTCCGCGACAGCGACGCCGACCTGATGGAGAGATACAACCAGCAGATGGGCAAGGCGCTTGACCAGAACAATTTTTCCGTCTTTTACGACGCGAACCTTAAGTTCCACAACGTGTACCTTGAAATGTCGGACAACGCCGAGATGCTCCATTCAATTAAGATACACAAGGAGCGCCTCTACGATTTTCCGCGCAACAAGACCTTTGTCAAGGAGTGGGAGCTTCACTCGCTTGAGGAACACAAAACGATGATCGAGATGCTGCGGAACCATGACTTCAACAGCGCCGCCGATTATATCCGCGATGTGCATTGGTCGTTCTCCGTGCAGGAACGCTTTATACGTAAATATTATTTTGCCAAGCATCTCGACCTTGACCTATCCGAGGAGGGGAACGGCACAGTTGAGTAA
- a CDS encoding glycyl-radical enzyme activating protein: MSKTGIIFDIKRYSIHDGPGTRTTVHLKGCPLACWWCHNPESQSVAPVVLFRGEKCIGCGSCVKSCHNGAISVRGGTLVTDDGLCDGCGKCCEVCPPEARELCGRHYTVDELMTQLHKDEIFFRDGGGVTFSGGEPFMQPEFLFEALDACGRAGYHRTLDTCGFVSKSVITDSVKRADLYLYDVKHMDPEKHKEYTGVDNVVILENLRAISEAGAKINIRVPFMPGLNSGDENMHALGRFVQPLKGITGVNILPYHTVAKGKHDRWHMEYKLSDLLPPTENQTRHAAGILEGYGLKVHIGG; encoded by the coding sequence TTGAGTAAGACGGGAATCATCTTTGATATAAAGAGATATTCAATACACGACGGCCCCGGTACGCGTACGACGGTACATCTAAAGGGATGCCCGCTGGCCTGCTGGTGGTGCCATAATCCGGAGAGCCAGTCCGTGGCGCCGGTGGTGCTTTTCCGCGGTGAGAAGTGCATCGGCTGCGGCTCCTGCGTTAAGAGCTGCCACAACGGCGCGATCTCCGTGCGGGGCGGGACCCTCGTGACGGACGACGGCCTCTGCGACGGCTGCGGCAAATGCTGCGAGGTCTGTCCGCCCGAAGCGCGCGAGCTCTGCGGCAGACACTATACCGTCGACGAACTGATGACGCAGCTCCACAAGGACGAGATATTCTTCCGCGACGGAGGCGGCGTGACCTTCTCCGGAGGCGAGCCCTTCATGCAGCCGGAGTTCCTCTTTGAGGCGCTGGATGCCTGCGGCCGGGCCGGTTATCATCGGACGCTCGACACCTGCGGCTTCGTGAGCAAAAGCGTTATCACGGATTCGGTGAAGCGCGCGGATCTTTACCTCTACGACGTAAAGCATATGGACCCGGAGAAACATAAGGAATACACCGGCGTGGACAACGTAGTGATCCTTGAGAATCTGCGGGCGATATCGGAGGCCGGCGCGAAGATCAACATCCGCGTCCCCTTCATGCCGGGGCTCAACAGCGGCGACGAGAACATGCACGCCCTCGGCAGGTTCGTCCAGCCACTTAAAGGCATCACGGGCGTCAACATCCTGCCCTATCACACGGTGGCGAAGGGCAAGCACGATCGCTGGCACATGGAATATAAGCTCAGCGACCTGCTGCCGCCTACGGAGAACCAGACGCGCCACGCGGCCGGTATCCTCGAGGGGTACGGCCTAAAGGTACATATCGGAGGATAA
- the hypD gene encoding trans-4-hydroxy-L-proline dehydratase produces the protein MNERIQRLRDESFDTHPSIDIERALLETEFYRENEGKLPMPVLRAANFKHICENKTIYIGPEELIVGERGPKPKAVSTFPELTCHSRQDFEILTTRAQQNYTVSPEDMDTYEKVVEPYWRGRCMRDRLFERMPEDWTLLYEAGTFTEFGEQRALGHTALDNLIYQKGALDLKKDIEASRAKLDFINDPEATAKDEQLQGMAISCDAVIIFAERHAELAEKMAAEEKDERRRAELLKIAEVCRHVPAHAPSNFWEAVQMYWFVHLGTITELNGWDAMSPGHLDQHLAPFYAKGIADGSLTRDEAKELLSCLWIKVNNTPAPPKVGVTAKESGTYNDFTNINLAGLKRDGSDGSSEVTYICLEIFDELRLLQPQGNIQVSERTPDNVLRAAARVFRNGMGYPSMFNADMVIQEQMRVGKTLEDAREGGTSGCIETGCAGKEAYLLHGYLNVPKLLEYALSNGVDLLTGKQVSIKTGELSEFKTFDDLYAAFEKQMAYAIETKIGVDNYLRYQYATNMAATYLSCVIRDCIQKGKDYYNGGPRYNSDYIQCCGIGTITDSLSAIKKHVYDDGTYTLQQVVEAMKANWEGHEEMRLTLWNKTPFFGNDDDYADDLMKRVYNSLFNNIDGKHSILGPTYHLNMLSTTCHNYFGQKLAATPNGRFSGMPESDGTSPSHGADRNGPTAVAKSLAKMDQVKSGGTLLNQRFLPSVLAGEEGIEGVKNLIRSYFKLGGHHIQFNVVDEDTLRDAQTNPDKYRGLLVRVAGYSDYFVDLDNYQQEEIIARNAQEGF, from the coding sequence ATGAACGAAAGAATCCAGCGTCTGCGTGACGAAAGCTTTGACACCCACCCTTCAATCGACATCGAAAGGGCCCTGCTTGAGACCGAATTTTACCGCGAGAACGAGGGCAAGCTCCCAATGCCTGTGCTGCGCGCGGCGAACTTCAAGCACATCTGCGAAAACAAGACGATATATATCGGACCCGAAGAGCTCATCGTCGGAGAGCGCGGCCCCAAACCGAAGGCCGTTTCGACCTTCCCCGAACTGACCTGCCACTCAAGGCAGGACTTTGAGATCCTCACGACGCGCGCCCAGCAGAACTACACCGTGTCTCCCGAGGATATGGACACCTATGAGAAGGTCGTCGAGCCCTACTGGCGCGGCCGCTGCATGAGAGACCGCCTCTTCGAGCGTATGCCCGAGGACTGGACGCTGCTCTACGAGGCCGGCACCTTCACAGAGTTCGGCGAACAGCGCGCCCTTGGACATACCGCCCTTGACAACCTTATCTATCAGAAGGGCGCCCTCGACCTTAAAAAAGATATCGAAGCCTCCCGCGCGAAGCTGGACTTCATCAACGACCCCGAAGCCACCGCGAAAGACGAACAGCTCCAGGGTATGGCGATCTCCTGCGACGCGGTGATCATCTTCGCCGAGCGCCACGCGGAGCTTGCCGAAAAGATGGCGGCGGAGGAGAAGGACGAGAGACGCAGGGCCGAACTTCTTAAGATAGCCGAAGTCTGCCGTCACGTTCCCGCGCACGCCCCCAGCAACTTCTGGGAGGCGGTGCAGATGTACTGGTTCGTCCACCTCGGAACGATAACCGAGCTGAACGGCTGGGACGCCATGAGCCCCGGACATCTCGACCAGCACCTCGCCCCCTTCTACGCGAAGGGCATCGCCGACGGCTCTCTCACGCGCGACGAGGCGAAGGAGCTTCTCTCCTGCCTCTGGATCAAAGTCAACAACACCCCCGCGCCTCCGAAGGTCGGCGTCACGGCGAAGGAGAGCGGCACATATAACGATTTTACAAACATCAACCTCGCGGGACTCAAAAGAGACGGCTCCGACGGTTCCAGCGAAGTCACCTACATCTGCCTGGAGATATTTGACGAACTGCGCCTTCTCCAGCCGCAGGGCAACATTCAGGTCAGCGAGCGCACGCCGGACAACGTGCTGCGCGCCGCGGCCAGAGTATTCCGCAACGGCATGGGCTATCCCTCGATGTTCAACGCTGACATGGTCATTCAGGAGCAGATGCGCGTAGGCAAGACCCTTGAAGACGCGCGCGAAGGCGGCACCAGCGGCTGCATCGAGACCGGCTGCGCCGGTAAGGAGGCATATCTGCTTCACGGCTATCTCAACGTGCCGAAGCTCCTTGAATACGCCCTCTCCAACGGAGTCGACCTTCTCACCGGCAAACAGGTGAGCATCAAGACCGGCGAACTTTCGGAGTTCAAGACCTTCGACGACCTCTACGCGGCCTTTGAAAAGCAGATGGCCTACGCGATAGAGACCAAGATCGGCGTCGACAACTACCTCCGCTACCAGTACGCGACGAACATGGCGGCCACCTACCTCTCATGCGTCATCCGCGACTGCATCCAAAAGGGCAAGGACTACTACAACGGCGGCCCGCGCTACAACAGCGACTACATCCAGTGCTGCGGCATCGGCACCATCACCGACAGCCTCTCCGCGATCAAAAAGCACGTCTATGACGACGGCACCTACACGCTGCAGCAGGTGGTCGAGGCGATGAAGGCCAACTGGGAGGGACACGAGGAGATGCGTCTCACCCTCTGGAACAAGACGCCCTTCTTCGGCAACGACGACGACTATGCCGACGACCTGATGAAGAGGGTTTACAACAGCCTCTTCAACAACATCGACGGCAAGCACAGCATCCTCGGGCCGACCTACCACCTTAACATGCTCTCCACGACCTGCCACAACTACTTCGGTCAGAAGCTCGCGGCGACCCCCAACGGGCGCTTCAGCGGCATGCCCGAGTCCGACGGTACCTCGCCGAGCCACGGCGCTGACAGAAACGGGCCGACGGCGGTTGCCAAGTCCCTCGCGAAGATGGACCAGGTCAAATCAGGCGGAACGCTCCTCAACCAGCGCTTCCTGCCCTCCGTGCTCGCGGGAGAAGAGGGGATCGAGGGCGTCAAGAACCTCATCCGCTCCTACTTCAAGCTCGGCGGACACCACATCCAGTTCAACGTCGTCGACGAAGATACGCTGCGCGACGCGCAGACGAATCCCGACAAATACCGCGGCCTCCTGGTCCGCGTCGCCGGCTACAGCGACTACTTCGTAGATCTCGACAACTATCAGCAGGAAGAGATCATCGCGAGAAACGCGCAGGAGGGTTTCTAA